The DNA sequence ACCATTCTAATATTTATATAGAGTTGTTCCTCTATCAATGAATGAAATGAGCAAGAAAAATGAGATTTTTAAAGAGCCAGTGAGCGTCAAAGTGGGATGTCCCAAATTCAATCATTTATTAACCGTAAATCCTTACACATGGGCGAAAAACTATGCTACTtgtatttgaaattcaatttcgTCAGGACCTCTGACCAACGAAACCGTCACCTCCACACTTCTTTCGAATGGAACACTATAGCTACCTCGTCCACTGGGATGTTACTTTGGCGACCAACCCTACTGAAAGGACGACAATTTTTTTTGGATGGTAACACTGTTGGTGGACAATTTTTGGAGGCTTTTTTATGCATAAGCCGATGCGTTGCTGTGGGTTTGTATTTTCATCCTAATGGAGGGAACTAGGGGTGTATATAGTCCGGCCCGACCCcaaacactttaggggctaatttggtgtgattttatcggGTCTAGGGTTGGGTAAGGGTCTAAAAAATAGACTCAGTCATTATTTCAGGTCGGATCCGAGTCATAACTTGGGTCACCCGAACTCGGCCCGGTCATCatatacaattaatattttgtgttattagtgatggatgatgactatttttatgtgaaatttaattattgtaaactttaatactttgtgttattagtcattataagactataagttaatgttttatgtttaaaatgcataagactttagactaatgacataatattgtattatttgtattgatttaaaaatttggtgttattagacaatattagtattgattatggttatattttaattttagagaagggttggttcttgttatatttttctaagtgaattttaccatgtcaaataatggttagagtcttagaaatttggatatttttacatgctaatttacaagaaggtatcaaggtaatgtaatgttaacggctcaATTTTTATCCGGTTTTTACCTAGTATAATCGTGACCCAAAAATGTATAAGTTTCATCGGGTTTAAGACCGAGTTTGGATCTAACAAATAGACCCAATATATATTTTGGATTGGGTCTAAGTTACATTTAACCCGGTTTCACCCGAGCCATAAACACTCATAAAGAAAATACTATTCATGACGGGTGATGTGTCATCACCTCCAAAGCTTTAGAGTTGGATGTTTTTAGTGGAAACACTGTTCAAACTTCATGTACTGTACTACTTAACTATTATATTACAAATAGATGTACACTTTTGTCAAAAATTAACTAGTCTTTATTTTTTACCAAACATTACTTCTCACTCAAgaaattctctttattttatgtcGCTTAACTGGTAACAAGCCTCAATATGAAATTATAACTATTTTAGGGTGTGTTTGTTTTTGTGTTTGAAGGTGAAAAGCACATTCAAAATTTTTGAACACTTCAAGTTTTAGTTTggctattttttcttcttataaaTGTAAAAGTGATTTTGTACTTAAACCCACATTTAAAAAaacaacaaattataatttttacatttttttatttctcttgtaCCAACCTCACCCTTTATacatattgttttatttttgaaatttttatttttttatgatttctttttttatttattatttatatttttgttaatttttttatttgacattatacatttttataattatcattcttgtgtattatatttattattatctttttatactATAATTTATTGATCCCATTATATAgagtaaattaaagaaaaaaattaaccataaaaaataatagtagtgaaaaaattataacatactaaaaaggAGTACtaagagttttcgaaaaaaattattatacaaaaacaatttaaaaaatataaaaaattaaatatacttaaaaaataatattataatttaatggcGTATCCTTTTCTAGTAATTATCTacctaaaagtgattttaactaatattatctaaataatatttattttatcaaaatcaattttagtatagAATTAACAACCATAAATTATGTTGATACAAACTCATTCTAATCAAAATTAAgtctataaaatcacttttattcaatTCCAATATGGCAAAAGTCAATCCAAACACACAAGTTAGTTATTTGGAGTTCATTCGGCAAGATACACAAGAATTTATCAGAGATTTTATTAGTATGGATACAGTCGAACATGTACAAGAATTTTACAGAATCACTCTTATTTTATGACAACATATAGCTACTTGTCAGTACTATTGTCTTGTGCACCAAATATATTGTAGGCACATTTTGCAATCAAATTCTGAGAGAAACATTGTTGTAATTTGTATGAATCTTTGTACACAATGTTTCTCTCATTCTTTTTCGTTTTCCAAAAAcatatttcctttttctttctactTCTATATGTATGTCAGTGGCCATTTTATCTGACCTCATATACAGATATCCATTTTTGATGTACATGGACTTATTCACtattataaacaataaataacaACTATTTACAGTTATAAGAGAGTCATGCCCTGAAAGTTAGCCATTCAACCCTCTCTTAAACCagattaacaaattttttaaactGCAACTTGAGCCGCTGCAAGCCTAGCAATTGGAACCCTGCAAGTGTCCTCAAATTTCAGTTTAGTGATTGAATCTAAAtctctaatttatttttagataatatgGAACTAAAAATCTGACCTAAAAGGAGAGCATGAGACATAGTCAAGACCAATTTGAGCAAAGAATGCAACAGAAGATGGCTCCCCACCATGCTCTCCACATATTCCAACCTGATAAACCAACTCAAGGTGTTAATTGCTGCAGCAATTTGATGAGGTCTAATAATTCATAGAATAGAACAGCTACATGCTTCTAGTTCAAAAATCTCTGTCAGTCAGTTACTCCTAGACCTACCTTTAAGTTTGGTCTGACAGCACGACCCCTTTCTGTGCAAAGCTTGATGAGTTGACCCACTCCTTTTTGGTCAAGTACCTAATATTATTGTCAACAGTTTCAAAAATTCAGCAACCATCTTTCATATATCATCAATGAGCAAATAACCTTTAGACAACTAACCTCAAATGGATCACTCTGCAGAATGCCGCTAGATAGGTAAATTGGAAGAAATTTTCCAACATCATCTCTACTGTACCCAAATGTCATTTGGGTAAGGTCATTGGTTCCAAATGAAAAGAACTCGGCCTCATCAGCAATCTAGAAGAATGGATAATAAAATTAGcaagtttaaataaataattaaacagaACAAATTATACTCTTTAACTATGCTTCTTTCCCACATTCTAAAATCTAAAGTAATGACAAGTAACTACTATATGTTAGAATCTTAATGTGATTCTTCAAGTAGAGACATAAAAGGAGTTTGTTTTTACCTCATCTGCAACTAGTGCGGCTCTGGGAACTTCAATCATTGTTCCAACCTTGTAGCTTAAAGAGGAACCCATCTCAGAGAAAACTTTCTCAGCAACATTCCTTATTAAACTCACTTGATGCCTTAATTCCtgccaataaaataaaataaaatctgggCTTATATGATTAAGATGATAATGGAACTATGGAAGTTTCCTCATAAATTTTAGGCTTAATGATGCATGTAGACAAAACTGAAGAACATGCAAACTGGAAAGAGATAAGGTGGAGTAAGGATCATGCCTGAGGTGTACCAATAAGTGGAACCATTATCTCAGGAAGGACTTTAATGCCATGGTTACTCACTGAAACAGCAGCTTGGAAGACTGCACGTGCCTGCATCTCAGTTAATTCGGGATATGATATTCCCAGCCTGTTGACAGAACCTCAATGGTCACATACAAATTATTGTAAAATCAATCCATAAACTATGGACATTGTTACTTCATTTTCTAGAGTTCATTTCAATATGAATTTGTCATGCACAAGAAGGAAATGCAAACCTGCAGCCACGAAAACCAAGCATGGGATTCACTTCTGAGAGTTTTTCAATCCTAAAGAAGATTTCTTCTTCCTTCATGCCTGTCTCAGAAGTTAGCTCACTGACAATGTGCTCCAAGTCACCCTCCGGAAGAAACTCATGGAGCGGAGGATCCAACAATCGGATTGTCACCGGGAGACCATCCATTGCTCGGAAAATTCCCTCGAAATCTGATCTTTGATAAGGTAGCAAAAGGTCAAGTGCAGCTTTCCTTTGTTCCGGTGTGATGGccattatcatcattctcacagcCTTTATCCTCTCGTCCGAAGCAAAAAACTGAAACTCACCAAAACCAGTAGAAAACCATATCATTTGTTACTACTTTTGAGTAAAATTTGTTATGAATATCCAAAAACaaggtttaaaattaaaaagattaaatcATATATGAATATTTTATGTACCATGTGTTCTGTCCTGCATAGTCCAATTCCCTGAGCACCATTCTGTCTTGCTGTTAATGCATCTTCCGGTGTGTCAGCATTTGCCATTACCTGACCGACAACAGCAAATAAAGAATATTCAAGAAAGGAGATTCTTTGATTCAACTCAACTAATGAAGCATGTAAAGCATACTATGCACCCACCTTCAGATGCCTTATTTCATCAGCCCAAGACATGAAGGTTGCAAGGTCATCACTTAGTGCTGGAGGCGAAAGTGGCTGCTTACCTAGTATCACCTCACCGGTGGATCCATTCAGTGATATCCATTCACCTTCCGGAATCACTGTATCACCAATTACAACAACCTGCATTTTCAGTTGAGAGATTATACCAACAGCATGATGGCCATTTAATATGCTTATACCAAAGGAAAGCCTTTACCTTCTCAATATCATTTACAAGGACATCAGAGCAGCCAGACACACAACACTTTCCCCATCCGCGAGCTACAACGGCAGCATGAGATGTCATACCACCTCTAGCTGTCAAGATTCCAGAAGCTGCATGCATACCCCCTACATCCTCTGGACTTGTCTCTGTCCTCAccttgaataaataaaataggaatgaAACTCCAATCTTACACTAAGAAGCATTTCACCTAAAACTTTTCATAATcttgatagataaaaaaaatgattGCGTGATAATAAAGAGGGATACCAAGATGACACTCTTTCCTTGTGCATGCCATTCTTCAGCATCATCAGCATTGAGCACAACCTGCCCTACTGCAGCTCCAGGGGATGCAGGTAAGCCGGTAGCTATCACGTTGTCCTTGTAAGCAGATGGATCCTCAAACTAACCAGACAAACTAAAATCAATTAAGAACACTTGATCATCATCTTAAATGTGAATCTAGTAATTGTAACTACAACTAAGTATATACCTGTGGGTGGAGAAGCTGATCAAGATGCCTTGGCTCTACCATCTTGATTGCAGACCGAATATCAACAAGCCCTTCATTAACCATGTCTACAGCTATTTTAACAGCACCTTTGCCAGTACGCTTCCCACTTCGACATTGCAACATCCACAACCTATTTTCTTGAACTGTGAACTCAATATCCTGAATTGTAGGTTAAAGCAATTCCATAAAATTTCCAGGAAGTAAGAGAAGCATGCAAAACAATGACCTATCTATGGAGAGTGAATTTTTACCATCATATCCTTGTAGTGCTTCTCCAGAATTTTGCAATTCTCCTCAAGTTCCTTGTATGCTTCTGGCATGCAATTTTTCATAGTCTCCAAATCTTCAGGTGTCCTGATTCCAGCAACTACATCCTCTCCCTATTTGGGGAGTCGAAAAAATCAGCAAAATAAGTGCATGAAAGTCGCATAACTAGTGTATCATATCATAAATCATGTACCTGAGCATTAATCAGAAACTCTCCATAGAGTTTCTTTTCTCCGGTACTTGGATTTCTAGTGAACAAGACACCAGTTCCGGAAGTCGTCCCCATGTTACCAAACACCATAGTTTGAATGTTCACAGCAGTTCCCTTTAGTCCATTTATTTGATTAATGCTCCTGTACTTAATAGCCCTTGGGCTATCCCAAGAATTGAAAACAGCTTTCACGGCTAGCTCGAGCTGCTTCTTCGGGTCTGCAATTGGTTAATCAAAACTTAAGATGGGCGCATATAGTTTTTTCTTACAAAAACTTTATGATGAGAGGGAGTTTGAAATGAAGGTGAAGACCATGAGGATATATAACAAACAAATCGTGATGGAGTTGCATTCAGCACCTGAGGGAAAATTTTCTCCATTGGCTTCAAGGTAGACATTCTTGTACTGCTCAACCAGATCTTTGAGATCAGATGCTGTTAGATCAGTGTCAAGTTTGGCACCTTTTTTGTTCTTTAGATCTTCTAACTTCTCCTCAAACAACGAATGCGGAATGCCCAAAACCTCAATATAACACAAAAGAACAATTAGAAAATATGGAAAAACACAATGCTTCTTGTTCCACTTTTAGAGAAGGATATTGATACTAGCTTTTAATATTGTAATTTGGACTTCAGTTGCTAAAGCATTGTTAGCAATCTATAAAGAAAGCTAAAACAACGTGCATTTTGATACATAGAGTGTAAAAGAATTGACTACTCACAACATCTCCAAACATGTCTAAGAATCGTCTGTATGAATCGTAAGCAAAGCGCTCTCCACTCTTTGCAGCCAAGCCAGCAACGACTTCATCATTGAGTCCAAGATTGAGAACTGTGTCCATCA is a window from the Arachis hypogaea cultivar Tifrunner chromosome 1, arahy.Tifrunner.gnm2.J5K5, whole genome shotgun sequence genome containing:
- the LOC112705086 gene encoding pyruvate, phosphate dikinase 2, with the translated sequence MCSSVGIGKGILIRSTPDVCSNNNKKKRELLFYGKRSINRGVVLWQEELQLLCFGSNSSSSSSSSSSSSTGSSRYPAIRGQVILTPPTTKKRVFTFGKGRSEGNKAMKSLLGGKGANLAEMATIGLSVPPGLTISTEACQEYQHNGKKLPDGLWDEILEGLTFVEAEMGASLGNPSRPLLLSVRSGAAISMPGMMDTVLNLGLNDEVVAGLAAKSGERFAYDSYRRFLDMFGDVVLGIPHSLFEEKLEDLKNKKGAKLDTDLTASDLKDLVEQYKNVYLEANGENFPSDPKKQLELAVKAVFNSWDSPRAIKYRSINQINGLKGTAVNIQTMVFGNMGTTSGTGVLFTRNPSTGEKKLYGEFLINAQGEDVVAGIRTPEDLETMKNCMPEAYKELEENCKILEKHYKDMMDIEFTVQENRLWMLQCRSGKRTGKGAVKIAVDMVNEGLVDIRSAIKMVEPRHLDQLLHPQFEDPSAYKDNVIATGLPASPGAAVGQVVLNADDAEEWHAQGKSVILVRTETSPEDVGGMHAASGILTARGGMTSHAAVVARGWGKCCVSGCSDVLVNDIEKVVVIGDTVIPEGEWISLNGSTGEVILGKQPLSPPALSDDLATFMSWADEIRHLKVMANADTPEDALTARQNGAQGIGLCRTEHMFFASDERIKAVRMMIMAITPEQRKAALDLLLPYQRSDFEGIFRAMDGLPVTIRLLDPPLHEFLPEGDLEHIVSELTSETGMKEEEIFFRIEKLSEVNPMLGFRGCRLGISYPELTEMQARAVFQAAVSVSNHGIKVLPEIMVPLIGTPQELRHQVSLIRNVAEKVFSEMGSSLSYKVGTMIEVPRAALVADEIADEAEFFSFGTNDLTQMTFGYSRDDVGKFLPIYLSSGILQSDPFEVLDQKGVGQLIKLCTERGRAVRPNLKVGICGEHGGEPSSVAFFAQIGLDYVSCSPFRVPIARLAAAQVAV